One region of Pogona vitticeps strain Pit_001003342236 chromosome 1, PviZW2.1, whole genome shotgun sequence genomic DNA includes:
- the YBEY gene encoding endoribonuclease YbeY isoform X1, translated as MSLIIRNLQQTISIRRVPLRKKTEQLRCILGVQQFDLGLICVSNRHIQWLNKTYKGKNIPTDVLAFPFHENLNINELPYPSTRDEYDLGDIFLGVEYIYQQCKEYKEDYNNVLTVTVAHGMCHLLGYKHNTEADWLQMYEKEIQVLQALNKLSGTNLQPLTKNHF; from the exons ATGAGCTTGATCATACGTAATCTTCAGCAAACAATATCCATCAGGAGGGTGCCACTTCGCAAGAAGACAGAACAATTGCGTTGCATTTTGGGAGTGCAGCAGTTTGATCTTGGTCTTATATGTGTTAGTAACAGACACATACAGTGGCTCAATAAAACTTATAAAGGGAAGAATATCCCTACTGATGTCTTAGCTTTTCCTTTTCACGAG AATTTGAATATAAATGAACTGCCATATCCTTCTACTCGTGATGAATATGACTTGGGAGACATTTTTCTAGGTGTAGAATATATCTATCAGCAATGTAAGGAGTACAAGGAAGATTACAACAATGTTCTTACT GTGACTGTTGCCCATGGCATGTGCCACTTGCTTGGATATAAACACAACACAGAAGCAGACTGGCTACAG ATgtatgaaaaagaaattcaagttcttcaggcactaaACAAGTTGTCAGGAACAAACCTCCAACCACTGACCAAAAATCACTTCTAG
- the YBEY gene encoding endoribonuclease YbeY isoform X2: MSLIIRNLQQTISIRRVPLRKKTEQLRCILGVQQFDLGLICVSNRHIQWLNKTYKGKNIPTDVLAFPFHEVTVAHGMCHLLGYKHNTEADWLQMYEKEIQVLQALNKLSGTNLQPLTKNHF, translated from the exons ATGAGCTTGATCATACGTAATCTTCAGCAAACAATATCCATCAGGAGGGTGCCACTTCGCAAGAAGACAGAACAATTGCGTTGCATTTTGGGAGTGCAGCAGTTTGATCTTGGTCTTATATGTGTTAGTAACAGACACATACAGTGGCTCAATAAAACTTATAAAGGGAAGAATATCCCTACTGATGTCTTAGCTTTTCCTTTTCACGAG GTGACTGTTGCCCATGGCATGTGCCACTTGCTTGGATATAAACACAACACAGAAGCAGACTGGCTACAG ATgtatgaaaaagaaattcaagttcttcaggcactaaACAAGTTGTCAGGAACAAACCTCCAACCACTGACCAAAAATCACTTCTAG